From Pseudomonas arsenicoxydans:
GCTGCGCCGTGCCTTGCAGGTCCAGCAGGCAGTCGATGGCCTCCTTGGCGCTGCGGGCGGTGTGGCATTGCAGGCCGAGGTTGCGCAGGGTGTGCACCGATTGCTGCAGGGCGACCTGGCTGTCGTCGACCACCAGAATCCGTGCGTTGCCCAGCACTTCAGCGTCTTCCATGCTCAGCTCGGTCGGGGCCATTTCGATCTGCGCCGGGGCGATGCCGTGGATGACTTTTTCGATGTCCAGCACTTGCACCAGCGTGCCGTCGACCGAAGTCACACCGGTGATGTACGAGCGCACACCGCCGGAACCAAAGGGCGGCGGGCGGATGTCGGTGGTCAGGCAATGCACGATCTTGCTCACGGCCTGAACATGCAGGCCCTGTTTGGAGCGGCTGACGTCGGTGACGATCAGGCAGCCACCGTTCGGGTCTTCCAGCGGTCGCTCGCCGATAGCGCGGCTGAGGTCAATCACCGATAACGAGGCGCCGCGCAACGTGGCGATGCCTTTGACGTGGGGATGCGACTCCGGCAGCTTGGTCAACGGCGGGCAGGGGATGATTTCGCTGACTTTCAGCAGGTTGATTGCCATCAGCTTGCCGCTGCGCAAGGTAAACAGCAGAAGCGAAAGTGAGTCTGCGCGGGCTTTGGTGGTGGACATAAAAACCTTCTGTGGAAAAAGGTGATGGGCGAGTAAAGAATCGCCAAAATCTATTGATGCCGGGTTATCGACTTGTTAAGGGCAGGCTTTAGTATTTCGGTTGAATGGTAGGGCCCCGTCGTCGGATCGTCATTTCATCCCCAATCGCTTGGCCATCCGCCCCAGATTCGCCCGATCCAGCCCGAGCTCACGCGCCGCACTCGCCCAATTGTGATGATGCCGTTCCAGGCAGGCACTGATCAATTGGCGTTGATAATGCTCGGTGGCTTCACGCAGATCTCCGGCGACCAACGCGACAGGCACTGCAGCGGGTTGTTCGGCGGGGAGTTCGACACTGCCATTGGGCAAGTCCAGATCCGCCGCACTCAAACTGAGAATCTTCGGCCGTTCCTTGCAATTGCCCAGCGCTTTTAACGCGCTGCGACCGATCAAGTGCTCCAGCTCCCGCACATTCCCTGGCCAGTCGTAAGCCAGCAAAGCAGCCTGCGCGTCGCTGGTCAGCCGCAGGCTATTGAGGCCCATGCGCGAGCGGTTCTGTTCCAGGAAGTAGCCGCTGAGCAACAGCACGTCCCGTCCACGATCCCGCAGCGCCGGCACCTGCAGCGGGTAAACACTGAGGCGATGATAGAAGTCGGCCCGGTAGCGGCCGCTGCGCACTTCTTCGGCCAGGTCACGGTTGGTCGCCGCGATCAGTCGCACGTCCACCTGATGTTCTTTATCCGACCCCAAGCGCTGCAACTGACCGCTTTGCAGGACCCGCAACAATTTGGCCTGCACGGTCAGCGACAGTTCGCCGACTTCATCGAGAAACAGCGTGCCGCCATTTGCCAGTTCGAACTTGCCGCGACGATCATTCGTTGCACCCGTAAAGGCGCCGCGGACATGGCCGAACAGTTCGCTTTCGACCAGCGTGTCCGGGAGGGCGGCGCAGTTGAGGCTGATGATCGGTTTATCCGCGCGAGGGGAGGCTGCGTGAATCGCCTGTGCCACCAGCTCTTTGCCGACGCCGGTTTCGCCAGTTATCAGCACGGTCAGGTCGCTGCCGCCCACCAGGTTGATTTCTTCCACAAGGCGCTTATGCGCCTTGCTCTGGCCGATCATCTCGCGGTTCTGCTGGCCGCTGGCCTGACGATAAACCTCGGCGCGCTGATGTTCGTCTTCGACACGATTGGCCAGGCGTTCTATGCGCTCGGCGGCGTTGACGGTGGCGGCGGCGAGGCTGGCGAAGGCTTGCAGGGCGTCCAGTTCAATCGGTTCAAATCGTTCCGGGTCGAGGGCGTCGAGGGTCAGCAAGCCCCACGGGCGCTCGTCGATAAACAGCGGGCAGCCCATGCAATCGTGAACTTCCAGATGCTCGTCGAGGCCATCGACCAGGCCGTCGTAAGGATCGGGCAAGTCACTGTCGGCGGCGAACCGCGTCGGGCCGTGACTGCTGAGCAGTGCTTCGAAGCGCGGGTGTTCGCTGACTTTGAAGCGTCGGCCGAGGGTGTCGGTGCTCAACCCGTCCACGGCCAGCGGCACCAGCCATTCGCCATCAAGGCGCAGCAGGGCGGCGGCATCGCAGGGGAGCAGGGCGCGCATGGCTTCGAGCAAGCGCCGATAGCGCTCGCCTTCGGGCAATTCGCGGGACAGGTCGGAGACCAGGGGCAGCAGGGCGGTGAGCAGTGATTTTGCAGTCATAGTGACTCCATGTAGTCGACATGACTATAAATCAGGAAGTGTCGATATGACTACGATGTTTTCAAGCTATTGATTTATAAGGTTTTAAATCTTGGCATGGAAACTGATAAGCCTAGGGTAATTCACATAAAGCTGGAGTCGACCTTATGCTTAGCGTTCAAGACCGTGCCATCGTCAAATCCACCGTGCCGCTGCTCGAAAGCGGTGGTGAAGCGTTGATCACGCACTTCTACCGCATGATGCTCTCCGAATACCCGGAAGTCCGCCCGCTGTTCAACCAGGCCCACCAGGCCAGCGGTGATCAGCCCCGCGCACTGGCCAACGGCGTGTTGATGTACGCGCGGCACATCGATCAGCTCGATCAATTGGGCGATCTGGTGGCCAAGATCATCAACAAGCACGTGGCCCTGCAAATCCTGCCTGAACATTACCCGATCGTCGGCACCTGCCTGCTGCGGGCCATCAGCGAAGTGCTGGGCGACGAAATCGCCACGCCTGAAGTGATGAGCGCCTGGGGCGCGGCGTATGGTCAATTGGCCGAGATCCTGATCGGTGCCGAAACCAGCATCTACGACCAAAAAGAACAGGCGCCGGGCGGCTGGCGTGGGGCGCGTGAGTTCATCGTCGTGGCCAAGGTCGAGGAAAGCGCGGAAATCACCTCGTTCTACTTCGAACCTGCAGACAAAGGCGCGATTCTGGCCGCTGAACCAGGCCAATACATCGGCATGAAGCTGATCCTCGATGGCGAGGAGATCCGTCGAAACTATTCGTTGTCGGCACTGGCCAACAAAGGCCAGTACCGCATCAGCGTCAAGCGTGAGTCCGGTGGCCGCGCCTCCAATCACTTGCACGATCAGTTGCATGTCGGCGCGAGCATTCAGCTGTTTCCGCCATCGGGCGAGTTCACCCTGACCGCCAGCGACAAACCGCTGGTGCTGATCAGCGGCGGCGTCGGGATCACCCCGACCCTGGCAATGCTTGAAGCGGCGCTGGCGACCGAGCGTCCGGTGCACTTTATCCACTGCGCGCGTAACGGCAGCGTTCACGCCTTCCGCGACTGGATCGATGGTCTGGCCGAGCGTCACCCGCAGCTCAAGCGCTTCTATTGCTACGCCGAAGATGACGGCGTGAGTCCGGCGGCGGACAAGGTCGGGCTGCTGAGCCGTGAGCAACTGGGCGAGTGGCTGCCGGAGCAGCGCGATCTGGATGCTTACTTCCTGGGGCCTAAAGGTTTCATGTCGGCCATCAAGCGCCACCTCAAGGCCTTGGGTGTACCGGAGAAGCAAAGCCGTTACGAGTTCTTTGGACCGGCTTCGGCGCTGGAATAAACCTCTGCGGCGACTCGGGAGGCCGAGTCGCCTTCATCGCGAGCCTGCTCGCGATTGGCCGCCCCTCGGTCTTGATTCGTAAAAATCCTTTAAAAGTTAATCCGTTCTTAACCGGTTTATCGTTTATTCCCCGATGCTGATGATAGGCGCTCGTTCGTTTACACAATCAGGATCGCCCCATGACTCACATCACCTTCTCCCGCCTCCTGCTGACGGCTGCTGTATTGGCCAGCCCGTCCGCGTTTGCCGAATCCGCCTTGCTCCAGCCGCAGACGCTGATCGTCGATCAGAGCTTGCCCAAGGTGCAGCGCGATGCCATGGAATTGGCCGCCCGGCGTTATGGCAGTTTCTGGAATACGGGGGAGGAGGCGTTGGCCAAGGCGGCCTTGTCGGAGCAGTTCGTCGACAAGACACCGCCCGAAGGCCGGGTCCAGGGGCCGACCGGGCCATTGCTGGCGTCGAAGTTCTTTCGCACGGCAGTGCCGGACCTGAGCTGCGAGATCGAGCAAATGATCATTGCCGGCGACCGGGTGGTGGTGCATTTGCACTTTCGCGGTCACTTCACAGGTCCCTTCAAGGCTCTCAAAGGGCAGGGCCAGCGTGTAGACTTCCGGGCAACCGATATCTATCAGATCAATAACGGTCGCATCGCGGCCAATTGGCATATCGAAGACAACATCAGCCTGATGCAGCAGCTGCAAGCGCAGCCGCCGGCGAGCTGATCCACGAGCACAAAAGGGAAACGCGATGAGCGAGGAAACAATACGGTTGGGACGTGAGCGGCGTTATCTGGTGTTGCTGGGCATCATCTGCCTGGCACTGATCGGCGGCGCGCTGTACATGCAGGTTGTGCTGGGCGAGGCGCCATGCCCGCTGTGCATCCTGCAACGCTATGCGTTGTTGCTGGTCGCGCTGTTTGCCTTCATCGGCGCGGCCATGCGCACCCGTCGCAGCATCACGGTGTTTGAAACCCTGGTGGTGATCTGCGCATTGGCCGGCGTCGCGGTGGCTGGGCATCACGTCTTTACCCAGTTCTATCCGGCGGTCAGTTGCGGCGTTGATGTGCTGCAGCCGATTGTCGATGGCCTGCCGCTGGCGAAGATTTTCCCGCTGGGCTTCCAGGTCGATGGCTTCTGCTCCACGCCGTACCCGCCGATCCTCGGTCTGTCGCTGGCGCAATGGGCGCTGGTGGCGTTCGTGCTGATCGTGGTGCTGGTTCCGCTGCTCACTGTGCGTAACCGCAAAGCACTGCGCTGAGGCTGTCGCCGCACCGTTGAGTCAACCCGAAAACGCCCCGGCCCTCGTTGAGAGGGTCGGGGCGTTTTGCATTTCAGGGCTCAAGTAAAAAGACCGTGATGTGTGACAGGGAAGGGTGCGACACATGTGCGACATGTTGTCACAGCGCGAGTGTCGCAAGGCGTTTCAACGCCGTGAATTGGTGCATGGCCGCGCAACAACATTGGTCTCTTTCGGCGATTGGACGTCACCCGCCGAAAACGGTGAAGCAGGCAGTTTTAACAGGGTCTGGCGAATTGCCAGAGCCCTTGTCACGTAGGGGCTTGGGCAGGGTCGGGGGCGACGGCGATGGCCTCGAAGCTGTCTGAACTGCGTTAGGTAGACCTACTAATTTTGGTGTTTTTGTTGAGAATTAATTTCGATAAGATGCCGCACTTTTGCGAAAACCGTTAATGATTGTTGCTGGAATGGATAAAAATTATTTCGGGATGAGACATGGTTTATGAATCGTTACATATCTACAATCGCCCGCACTGAATTCCCGGCACTGCTCACCTTGAGCATGAAGTAGGGCGTCGAGGAGCTTGAACGCTCCATGCGACCCCCAGGTGTCGGAGCCTTCCAACTATCCGCACCAAATGGAATTGGTCTGTAACAAGGCCTTTGACCACGAATTCGAATAAGAACTTAACGCTAGCCCAGGATTTGTCGAACAGCGTCTGACGCGCGACGGGCAGCCACTTATTCAATCCAAGAAAAATGCCAACCCTTGGCAGGGTGAAGTGTTGGCGATCAAAACCCAACTGCATTGCGCAAGCTGCTTTAGAGGTCGTGAGATGAGTAAAAACAGGTACCCCAGACTACTAGGCTTATTGCCGCTGCTCGGCACGTTGCTGCTGTCAGGCTGCAACATGACCTTGCTCGATCCCAAGGGTCAGGTCGGCCTGGACGAGCGAAACCTGATCATCACCGCAACGCTGCTGATGCTTCTGGTCGTGGTACCGGTCATCGTCATGACCTTCCTGTTTGCGTGGAAATACCGCGCCTCTAACCAGGACGCCGTGTACACGCCAAAATGGTCGCACTCCACCAAGATCGAAGTCGCCGTATGGGCGATTCCGGTGCTGATCATCATTGCCCTGGGTTATGTCACCTACAAGTCGACCCACGCCCTGGACCCGTATCGTCCGATTGAGTCCGACGTCAAGCCGATCACCATTCAAGTGGTGTCCATGGACTGGAAGTGGCTGTTCATCTATCCCGAGCAAGGGATCGCCACGGTCAACAAGATCGTCTTCCCGGCCAACACGCCAATTAACTTCCAGATCACCTCCGACACCGTGATGAACTCGTTCTTCATCCCGGGCCTGGGTGGCCAGATCTACGCGATGGCGGGCATGCAGACCAAGCTGCACCTGATTGCCAACCAGAACGCTGAATTCGACGGTATCTCCGCCAACTACAGCGGCGCGGGTTTCACCGGCATGAAGTTCAAAGCAATCGCCACCTCTCAGGCGGATTTCGATGCCTGGGTCAGTGATGTCAAGAAGGCACCTAAACAGCTTGAAAAAGCTGAATACGAAGCCCTTTCCAAACCAAGCCAGAACAATCCAGTAGAGCTCTACTCCTCGTTCACGCCGAACCTGTTCCAGACCATCGTCGACAAGTACGAAGGCATGAAAGCAGGTCCGAAAGTCGACCACGAGAAGAAAGAGAAAGAAGTGGCCCAGATGGAAGGGATGGACATGAGTTCGCATTCAGCTGCCGGGGCAGAGGAGTAAACGATGTTTGGTAAATTAAGTTGGGAAGCGGTCCCGTTCCACGAACCGATCGTAATGGTGACCATTGCCATGATCGCGCTCGGCGGTCTGGGCGTGTTCGCTGCAATCACCTACTTCAAGAAGTGGACCTACCTGTGGACCGAGTGGCTGACGTCGGTCGACCACAAGAAAATCGGCGTGATGTACATCATCGTGGCCATGGTCATGCTGCTGCGCGGTTTTGCCGACGCCATCATGATGCGTACCCAGTTGGCCATGTCCACCGAAGGTTCGCCTGGCTACCTGCCGCCTGAACACTATGACCAGATCTTCACCGCTCACGGTGTGATCATGATCATCTTCATGGCGATGCCATTCTTCACCGGCCTGATGAACCTTGCAGTGCCGCTGCAGATCGGCGCGCGTGACGTTGCCTATCCGTTCCTGAACTCCCTGAGCTTCTGGCTGCTGATGTCTGGCGTGGTGCTGGTTAACGTGTCCCTGGGTGTCGGCGAATTCGCCCGTACCGGTTGGGTTGCATATCCACCGCTGTCGGAACTGGGCTACAGCCCTGGCGTGGGTGTCGACTACTACATCTGGGCCCTGCAGCTATCGGGACTCGGGACGACACTGACGGGGGTCAACTTCCTGGCCACCGTGCTGAAAATGCGTACCCCGGGCATGAAACTGATGGACATGCCGATCTTCACCTGGACCTGCACCTGGGCCAACGTATTGATCGTCGCTTCCTTCCCGATCCTGACCGCTACCCTGGCTTTGCTGACGCTTGACCGTTACATGGATTTCCACATTTTCACCAATGAACTTGGTGGCAATCCAATGATGTACGTCAACCTGTTCTGGGCCTGGGGTCACCCCGAGGTTTACATCCTGATTCTGCCGGCGTTCGGGATCTTCTCTGAAGTCATCTCGGCCTTCACCGGCAAGAAACTGTTCGGCCACCACTCGATGATCTACGCCTCGGGCGCGATCTCGATCCTGGGCTTCATGGTTTGGCTGCACCACTTCTTCACCATGGGTTCGGGTGCCAACGTCAACGCCTTCTTCGGCCTGGCGACGATGCTGATTTCGATCCCGACGGGGGTGAAGCTATTCAACTGGCTGTTCACCATTTACCAAGGGCGTCTGCGTTTCACCAGCCAGGTTCTGTGGACCCTGGGCTTCATGGTGACCTTCGCCATCGGCGGCATGACCGGCGTACTGCTGGCCATTCCGGGTGCGGACTTCGTCCTGCACAACAGCCTGTTCGTGATCGCTCACTTCCACAACGTGATCATCGGCGGCGCCGTGTTCGGTTACATCGCAGGCTTCGGCTTCTACTTCCCTAAAGCGTTCGGCTTCAAGCTGCACGAAGGTTGGGGCAAGGCTGCGTTCTGGTTCTGGATCTCGGGCTTCTTCGTCGCGTTCATGCCGCTCTATGCACTGGGCTTCATGGGCATGACCCGTCGTCTGAACGCCACCACCAACCCTGAGTGGGTGCCGTACCTGTACGTTGCCATGTTCGGTGCGGTAATGATCGCCTGCGGTATCGCCTGCCAGTTGATCCAGCTCTACGTCAGTGTCCGTGACCGTAAGAAGCCGGAAAACATGTGCGAGCACGGCGACCCGTGGAATGCCCACACGCTGGAATGGTCGACCTCGTCGCCACCACCGTTCTATAACTTTGCCGTACTGCCGAAAGCCGACTGCATCGACCCGTTCACTGAAGCCAAGGAAGACGGTACTGCGTACCAGACTCCGGTCAAGTACGAGCCGATCCACATGCCAAACAACACCGCGACCGGCCTGGTCATGGGTGCTCTGTTGACCGTGTTCGGTTTCGCGATGATCTGGCACATCTGGTGGATGGCCATCTTCGGCCTCGCCGGTGCCGTGATCTACTTCGTGATCCACGCTGCCCGTGATGACCAGGGCTACATGGTGCCGGTCGACGTGATCGAGCGCACCGAAGCCGAGCAGCGCAAACGTCTGGTAGCCGCAGGGAAACTCCCGGCCTCTGCCACCCGTGTTGAAACCTCGTTGGAACAGGCTTAAACCATGTCGAACTTAGTGACCAATGCTGGACACACCCATGTCGATGGACATGGGCACGATGACCATCACCACGACTCGGGCGAGATGACCGTATTCGGTTTCTGGCTCTACCTGATGACCGACTGCATTTTGTTTGCGTCGATCTTCGCGGTGTACGCGGTACTGGTTAACAACGTAGCGGGTGGCCCGTCGGGCCACGACATCTTCGAACTGCCATACGTGCTGGGCGAAACCGCCTGCCTGTTGTTCAGTTCGATCACCTACGGCTTCGCCATGCTGGCGTTGTTCAAGGGCAACAAGAAGGCGGTACTGGGCTGGTTGGCCATCACCTTCCTGTTCGGCCTGGGCTTCATCGGCATGGAGATCAACGAGTTCCACATGCTGATCTCCGAAGGCTACGGTCCTAACCGGTCTGGCTTCCTGTCCGGGTTCTTCACCCTGGTCGGCACCCACGGTCTGCACGTGACCAGCGGTCTGATCTGGATGGCGATCATGATGTATCAGGTCCAGAAAAACGGCCTGACGGCGACCAACAAGACCCGTCTGAGCTGCCTGAGCCTGTTCTGGCACTTCCTGGACGTGGTGTGGATCTGCGTATTCACCGTTGTTTACCTGATGGGGACCCTGTAATGGCTAATGCACACTCCCACGATGGCCACGGCCACGACGATAGCCACGGCAGCGTCAAGTCGTACGCCATCGGCTTCATCCTGTCGGTGATCCTGACGATCATTCCTTTCGGCCTGGTGATGTACCCGTCGCTGCCGAAAGCCATGACCCTGTGGATCGTACTGGCGTTCGCAGTGATCCAGGTGCTCGTGCACCTGGTGTACTTCCTCCACCTGGACCGTTCGGCTGCCCAGCGTAACAACGTGATCGCGTTTGTTTTCGCCGCACTGGTAATCGTCTTGTTGGTAGGCCTGTCGCTGTGGATCATGTTCAGCATCCACACCGTCATGATGGCGCACTGAGGAAAGTCCGGATGTCCTTTAAGCACTTTATCCAAATCACCAAACCGGGGATCATTTTCGGTAACGTGCTTTCTGTGGCGGGCGGATTTTTCCTGGCCTCGAAAGGGCATGTCGATCTGGCCATTTTCCTGGCCGCCATGATCGGCACGTCCCTGGTGGTGGCTTCCGGTTGCGTGTTCAACAACTGCATCGACCGCGACATCGACCTGAAGATGGAACGCACCAAGAATCGTGTGCTGGTCCAGGGCTTGATCTCCCTGAAACTGGCACTGATCTACGCGACCGTCCTCGGTGTTGCCGGCGTTGCCTTGTTGTACAAGGTGGCCAATCCGTTGGCCGCGCTGTTCGCAGTGATCGGTTTCGTCATTTACGTCGGCTTCTACAGCCTGTACCTCAAGCGCAAGTCGGTTCACGGCACGCTGGTGGGCAGTCTGTCGGGCGCCATGCCGCCGGTGATCGGTTACGTCGCTGTGACCAACAGCTTCGACATGGCCGCACTGACGTTGCTGGTGATGTTCAGCCTGTGGCAGATGCCGCACTCTTACGCCATCGCGATTTTCCGCTTCAACGATTACCTGGCTGCATCGATACCGGTGTTGCCCGTTAAGCGCGGGATCGAAGTGGCCAAGAAGCACATCCTGCTCTACATCCTGGCGTTCCTCGTGGCGACCTTGATGCTGACCTTCAGCGGCTACGCCGGCATGAGCTACCTCGCCGTCGCCGCGGCCATGGGCATGTACTGGTTGTACATGGCCTGGACCGGCTACAAGGCAGTGGATGACACGGTCTGGGCACGCAAGCTGTTCGTGTTCTCGATCTTCACCATTACCGCGTTGAGCGTGATGATGTCCCTGGACTTCAAAGTGCCGAGCGAGCTGTTGCTGACGTACGCGCCTTAAGCGTCGGACGCTGTAAAGAAAAGCCCCGCCTTCGAGAGAAGAGCGGGGCTTTTTGTTGGGGGCGATTCAGTCGGTTGGGTGTCGGCTGATAGCAAGGCTGCTATTGAAACGCCTACGCAGGGCAGTTGAACTCCATGCCTACTCATGCAGCAGAACCCTCCTACAAGGTTTTCAGGTTGTCGCTCGGAAGTCGTCTTTCTAACCTCGGGGGTGTGGCTAATTCAGTCGCAAATAGCTGCCAGGCGTGTACCCGCGCGCTATCACCGGCATCGCTATCCCACATCAGTTTGAGGTTCGAACATGGAGTTGTCGGACGTAATTACCCCCCGCGTCAATACGAGCACGGCGTTGGGGCAGGCTTTGATTTCGATGTTCAAATCCGTCGAAGCGGAGCTGGTACTTGAGTACGCAGAGACAGGCGCGGTAAAAATTATCGTTTTCGGTGGGTGCGCAGTTCACCTCTATACGAGTCACCGTGTTTCAACAGATGTCGATGCCGAAGTTTACGAAGCGAATGTCCCCAAAAGTCTTCACCTCCAAACCATGCTCGCGGAGGTTCCCGAACAATTTATCGATGAACGGTCGGGGAGGTTGATGGAGCTGAACTATGACCTTCAATACAACACAAGCTTTGGCCCAATTCACGAGGACTATTGGGAGCGGAGCCTGCCACTTGCCGAGTTTCCGACCGAGTCCCCTCTACATGTTCACATTGCATCGCCCATCGACATTGCCATATCTAAATTGGGCAGAGCAACGGATCAAGACATTGGCGATATCATGGCGCTTCTCAGGAGCGGCTTCATAATCACCACCGAACTCCGTCGATTGGCGTTGCAGGCAATTGATGTATATGTTGGCAACAAAGAGCCACCAACGTCCGTTCTCGACAATATTTTGCAAAATTATCTGGAGATTACAGATGACGAAGCCCCTTAACGGCCACGTCCTCTCTTCCGCTTTGGACACGCTGGTCAAAAGCCCATTGAATCAAGCAAATGACGCTGCGCTCGTAAGCGCGGCCGAAGCTGTTTGGTACTCGGACTTAAACCTTGAAAGTGAAGTCTCGGCATTTCTGAGTCGGCATTCTGATGAGATCGAGATCCGCCGTGCAGGCTACTTGCTCGAACGCTTCACTCGTTTTGCATGCGTGTCTGATAGCCGCGTGCTGGAAACCTTCAATGTCCTTGAGCTTTTTGCATACTCGACTTTCAAGCAAGACGTGAAGCCACAAACAGCCGCGCCGCTTCGCCGTCGCCGTGATGAACTTGCTGCCTCGTGGGGATTGAGTGAAGGCCTTGGCTTGAAGGCTCAAACCCTTATGCCTTTTCAGACTCGACATTACGCAGCAGAGCAACGCACCACGTTTTCCTGAACATAAACCTCAGCTACCGAGCAGCCGGAAAAACCGCTCACGCACCTGCGGGCTATCGCTGTGTGCGACGTTGAAGCGCAGGAAGCTGCTGGCATCAGCCGCTTTGCTCAACAAGGTGCCGGGTGCCAGGACGAGGTCGTTTTCAAGGCCTTTATTGGCCAGCGTCTCGGCGTGCAATCCTTCGGGTAAACGGGTCCAGATGAACAGGCCTTCGCCCGGCAGCGAAGACACCGAGCATCCGGCCTCCACCAGCCAGCGTGCCACGCGGCTGCTCGATTCGTAGAGGCGATCGACGGTGCGGCGGGTGTGTTTGGCGTAGGTGCCGTTGGTGAGCATCGTGCAGATAATTTGTTCCGCCAACTCTGAAGTCACGCCGCCGCAACTCATCTTCAAACGGATCAACCGTGCGGCCAGTTGCGGCGAGAGCACCGCGTAGCTGACCCGGCTGTTGGCGGTCAGAGTCTTGGAAAAACCGGAGACGTAGCTGACGTTGTCCAGGCCACTGGCAGCCAGTCGCGGGGTGTGTTTTTGCTGGAGATCGCCATAAAGGTCGTCTTCCACGATGTGGAAACCGTAACGGTGACTCAGCTCCAGCAAACGGTAAACCTGGGCGGCGGAGAACGAGTGCCCGGTCGGGTTGTGCAGCGTGCTGTTGGTCATGTACAGCACGGGGCGATGGGCAATCAGCAATTGCTCGAACGCCTCCAGATCCAGGCCCTCGCAATCGCGGGCAATGGTGATGACCTTGGCACCGTGCAACGCCAGGTTGGCGTGCATGTTGAAGTAGCACGGATCGTCCAGCAGCACCGTATCGCCGGGTTTTATCAACAGGCGCATTAGCTGGTCGATGGCTTGCACGGTGTTGGCGGTGGTGATGATCTGCTCCACCGGCACGTCGATGCCGACGGTCGACAACTTTACCCGCAACGCCTCGCGCAGCGGCAGGTAACCGCCTACCTCACCGTATTCGCCCATGCGCAGCGCGGTCGCACGAAGGGTGCCGCGCACGGCTTTGAGCAGCTCTTCGGCGGGCAGCCACGAACCCGGCAAGAATCCGCAACCGGGGCGCAACGCGCCATTGTTCAACAGGATTGCGCGGCGGACCCGACTGAGTATGTCCTGGGGTTGCATGTCCGGGCCTGGCGCAGCCGGTGGCTGGTTGATAGGCCGTTGGACGTAGTGCCCCGAGCCCTGGCGTGAAACCACCAGCCCCTTGGCGCGCAATCGGTCCAGGGCGTCGACCACCGTGGATTTGCCGACATTCATCAACTCGGACAATTCGCGAATCGGTGGCAACTTGGCCCCGTGAGGCAAGCCTCCCTGGCTGATTGCCACAGACAACTGATCGACAATCTGCTGCACCAGCGGAACTCCTGGCTGGAATTCGATGGCGGCGATCACTGCGCGCTGCGCCTGCATTTTACTGGTCTCCCTGGCAGTAAAGTTCGCTGGATTCTATACGAACTTGCCCTGATCAACGCAAACGACTGTCTTTACCATCATCTGCGCGGTTCGCATGTTTGACCAAGGGGGTCCAGTAGATGATTCAGCAGATAACCCGCGATGAACGTTTCCTCGCGATGGCCAAAGAACACGGCTTTGACATCTACGAC
This genomic window contains:
- a CDS encoding aminotransferase-like domain-containing protein, coding for MQAQRAVIAAIEFQPGVPLVQQIVDQLSVAISQGGLPHGAKLPPIRELSELMNVGKSTVVDALDRLRAKGLVVSRQGSGHYVQRPINQPPAAPGPDMQPQDILSRVRRAILLNNGALRPGCGFLPGSWLPAEELLKAVRGTLRATALRMGEYGEVGGYLPLREALRVKLSTVGIDVPVEQIITTANTVQAIDQLMRLLIKPGDTVLLDDPCYFNMHANLALHGAKVITIARDCEGLDLEAFEQLLIAHRPVLYMTNSTLHNPTGHSFSAAQVYRLLELSHRYGFHIVEDDLYGDLQQKHTPRLAASGLDNVSYVSGFSKTLTANSRVSYAVLSPQLAARLIRLKMSCGGVTSELAEQIICTMLTNGTYAKHTRRTVDRLYESSSRVARWLVEAGCSVSSLPGEGLFIWTRLPEGLHAETLANKGLENDLVLAPGTLLSKAADASSFLRFNVAHSDSPQVRERFFRLLGS
- the cyoD gene encoding cytochrome o ubiquinol oxidase subunit IV yields the protein MANAHSHDGHGHDDSHGSVKSYAIGFILSVILTIIPFGLVMYPSLPKAMTLWIVLAFAVIQVLVHLVYFLHLDRSAAQRNNVIAFVFAALVIVLLVGLSLWIMFSIHTVMMAH
- the cyoE gene encoding heme o synthase, with product MSFKHFIQITKPGIIFGNVLSVAGGFFLASKGHVDLAIFLAAMIGTSLVVASGCVFNNCIDRDIDLKMERTKNRVLVQGLISLKLALIYATVLGVAGVALLYKVANPLAALFAVIGFVIYVGFYSLYLKRKSVHGTLVGSLSGAMPPVIGYVAVTNSFDMAALTLLVMFSLWQMPHSYAIAIFRFNDYLAASIPVLPVKRGIEVAKKHILLYILAFLVATLMLTFSGYAGMSYLAVAAAMGMYWLYMAWTGYKAVDDTVWARKLFVFSIFTITALSVMMSLDFKVPSELLLTYAP
- a CDS encoding DUF6036 family nucleotidyltransferase, giving the protein MELSDVITPRVNTSTALGQALISMFKSVEAELVLEYAETGAVKIIVFGGCAVHLYTSHRVSTDVDAEVYEANVPKSLHLQTMLAEVPEQFIDERSGRLMELNYDLQYNTSFGPIHEDYWERSLPLAEFPTESPLHVHIASPIDIAISKLGRATDQDIGDIMALLRSGFIITTELRRLALQAIDVYVGNKEPPTSVLDNILQNYLEITDDEAP
- the cyoB gene encoding cytochrome o ubiquinol oxidase subunit I is translated as MFGKLSWEAVPFHEPIVMVTIAMIALGGLGVFAAITYFKKWTYLWTEWLTSVDHKKIGVMYIIVAMVMLLRGFADAIMMRTQLAMSTEGSPGYLPPEHYDQIFTAHGVIMIIFMAMPFFTGLMNLAVPLQIGARDVAYPFLNSLSFWLLMSGVVLVNVSLGVGEFARTGWVAYPPLSELGYSPGVGVDYYIWALQLSGLGTTLTGVNFLATVLKMRTPGMKLMDMPIFTWTCTWANVLIVASFPILTATLALLTLDRYMDFHIFTNELGGNPMMYVNLFWAWGHPEVYILILPAFGIFSEVISAFTGKKLFGHHSMIYASGAISILGFMVWLHHFFTMGSGANVNAFFGLATMLISIPTGVKLFNWLFTIYQGRLRFTSQVLWTLGFMVTFAIGGMTGVLLAIPGADFVLHNSLFVIAHFHNVIIGGAVFGYIAGFGFYFPKAFGFKLHEGWGKAAFWFWISGFFVAFMPLYALGFMGMTRRLNATTNPEWVPYLYVAMFGAVMIACGIACQLIQLYVSVRDRKKPENMCEHGDPWNAHTLEWSTSSPPPFYNFAVLPKADCIDPFTEAKEDGTAYQTPVKYEPIHMPNNTATGLVMGALLTVFGFAMIWHIWWMAIFGLAGAVIYFVIHAARDDQGYMVPVDVIERTEAEQRKRLVAAGKLPASATRVETSLEQA
- a CDS encoding cytochrome o ubiquinol oxidase subunit III, which translates into the protein MSNLVTNAGHTHVDGHGHDDHHHDSGEMTVFGFWLYLMTDCILFASIFAVYAVLVNNVAGGPSGHDIFELPYVLGETACLLFSSITYGFAMLALFKGNKKAVLGWLAITFLFGLGFIGMEINEFHMLISEGYGPNRSGFLSGFFTLVGTHGLHVTSGLIWMAIMMYQVQKNGLTATNKTRLSCLSLFWHFLDVVWICVFTVVYLMGTL